CCCTGGGCTACTGGCAGTGATGGGGACAGGTGGATGATCTGTGGGACTTTGAACCTCTCCTTGTGGGCAGTGTGCCATGCATGGCAGGAGTGGCCAAGAAATCTAGGGAGGACTTGACCCTAGCCACATTGTGTGGCCTTTGGCCATTCTGtggcttccattttctcatctatgaaatgggccATTGAGGACTTTGGGGCCCGTGAGACAGATGGCTGAGGATCTTGCTGGCCAAGCTGTAGAGATCGGACCCTCAAGGGAAGGGGTCTATGAAAGGGCTAGGGCCACTGGGCTGGGGTGTCAATCAGCTGGAGTGATGGAGGGAGTTGGGCTTCCTGGGCTCTCTGGGGAAGCAGGTGCCAGGGCCCATGGGATTGTAGGTGGCACaactgggtggggctgggggaagcAGGAAGTGAAGTTGCCTCCCTCCCTTGCCTCTCCTGCTGTAGGTTGGCTTCCTGAAGATCCTGCACAGGTATGAGATTACCTTCACTCTGCCCCCCGTGCACAGGCTGAGCAAGGACATCCACGAGGCACCTATCCCCAGCCTGCACCTCAAGCTCCTCAGCATCGTGCCTGTCCCGGAAGGTGCATCCCCTCCTCCAGCAGGGCCTGgatgggagtgggagtgagaACGTGGGGTGCTCCCTTACCACCAACTAGGGTGGACAGGCAGCTCAGGAAGTCGAGGACATGGCACCTCTTTGTGAGCTTGCAATGTGGCAGCATGGCAGGTCCCATGCTCCAGGCCTTGCTCACTGTCCCTGAACAGAAGTCCATGAGCTCGTACTCGCCTGTGCCTGCCCATGGCGTGATGGTTACCTCTGTGGGGCAGTAACCAAAAAGGGAGCCGCTGAGGAATTGGTTTAAAGTCTCCAGCCCTCGTTCCTGCCTCCCTAACCCTCGAGAAAAACCTGCTGGAGCTGTACACATCTTGTGGCTAACTCCCAGCACCCACCAGTCCCGGACCTTGGGTTTCAGGCTGCTGCTCCTATGAGGCTCACTTCAGGCCCTGCCCCACCGCCTCCTCCCAGTCTGGCAGAGGCTAGGGTGTCAGTTTTGTGGAGCTCCAGCTTCGGTTTCATGTCCCCGTCACCATCCTCCTCATGACCTTGCCCTTCAATGGATTGAGACCCCTCTGGCCTTTACCTCTTGCCATCTGATCTGCTCAAATCctaccccaccctgcccccatcaTTCCTCATCACCCCCTCTCCTCATCGccccctctctctgccttccttttgGGAGCCTGAATTGGACCCTACTTCATTCACTCTTGGAGCCACATTGGGGTGGCCCACAGGCTGGAGGCATTTCCAGCTCACTGAAGAATGGGAAGTTTTTGGGACTTGTGTACCTCTCCTAGGGGCTGGGTCTCTGGGCTCCAGAAGGGCCATCCCTGCCCCTTTTTGGGGGCGGCTCAGCATGTCTTAGTGGTGGGTAGGGGCCAGTGAGTGCCAGGGGCAGGATCGGGAGGCTGGGGAGGTGCTGACCACTTGCCCCTGTCCCTGGGCAGGTTATAGTGTCAAATGCGAGTACTCGGCGCATAAAGAGGGCGTCCTCAAAGAGGAGATACTGCTAGCCTGCGAAGGTGGCACGGGCACCTGTGTGCGTGTGATGGTGCAGGCCCGCGTCATGGGTGAGAGCTTGAAGCTCCTGGTTGGAGGAGGGACCCACAAGCTGGGCTGCAAGGGTTTCTGTTCTCCTCAGGGAACCAGGGCTGAAAAAGGGATTCCTGCCCAGGGGTTCTCAACATCCCCGAGCTGATCcctgagggaaggggaggggtcCCCTTAGTGGGCCACGTGGGTGGGCCCCTGGGCCAGCATGGCACTAACTTATACCCCCGCCTTGCAGACCGACACCACGGCACGCCCATGCTGCTGGACGGTGTCAAGTGTGTGGGTGCCGAGCTGGAATATGACTCAGAGCACAGCGACTGGCACGGCTTTGACTGAGGCCTGAGGCCCCACCAGCCCCGGGCCCCTCAGCCTTAAACCCCGCcttgtccccccccccccaacatgCTGCGTGATGGTGTGGCTTCCTCACCCCTCTCcggggtgggtgtgggggtggaGTGGCCTTGCCTAcacctctcacctctgccttcaTTCGTGCCACCACCCTGCCTCTCCTGCGTCCTCCTCTCCCACTTCCTcctctctgtgtgcctcagtctcctgcccGAAGAAATGGGTTGAGCCCGAAAGGAGGCTGtctgaggaaggaagagggagggccTGGGGTGGGTTTCCCACTCCCCAACCCAAGCCATAGGGGCTCCAGCCAGGTCTGGGAGAGGATGGAGCTGGCTCTGTGACGTCGTGGCCCCattactgctgctgctgccttgCTTCAGCCacctctcctgcccctccctcgTCCCCACTGCTGTCCATATGAGTAGGAGGGAGGTGCAGTCCCTGGCTCCCACCCCTCTGGTTTGTGTTACTTGGTTTTTAAGCGACTGGTTGGGATAGAAccgtaaagaaataaaatttccacTGGATACCGGAGACCAGGTGGACTTTTGTTCTCTGGGGTTGGGGTAGTGCCTACTCCTTTGGCAGATGGACCAAGGAAGGACTTGGGTAGACTCACTCTTTCAGTAGGCAGGGGCACCACGTGGTATTACAGCACCTAGTCCCACAAGAAGTATGCACAGGTGGTGGCATTTTAGGCCAGAAGCTGGCTGCCAAGACAATTAGTTTGAATGAGGAGGGACCTGCGCAGGCTAGAGAGGTCTCGAAGTGTTGTTTGGGATGCTTGATGGGGAGACAGCAGCGCTCCTTTCTGGTCAGTTAGGGAACTGACCATACATAGCGTGCACAGCTGAAAGCTTTCTTCCTCGTCTCTCTAGCACCCGGGTCCCTACACTCTTCCCACTATTAGGGTCTCCATGCTATATCAGCAGGCTGTGGCTTCCCCTTGAGCATAAATG
This is a stretch of genomic DNA from Saimiri boliviensis isolate mSaiBol1 chromosome 9, mSaiBol1.pri, whole genome shotgun sequence. It encodes these proteins:
- the ADISSP gene encoding adipose-secreted signaling protein, translating into MAAANKGNKPRVRSIRFAAGHDAEGSHSHVHFDEKLHDSVVMVTQESDSSFLVKVGFLKILHRYEITFTLPPVHRLSKDIHEAPIPSLHLKLLSIVPVPEGYSVKCEYSAHKEGVLKEEILLACEGGTGTCVRVMVQARVMDRHHGTPMLLDGVKCVGAELEYDSEHSDWHGFD